From the genome of Geminocystis herdmanii PCC 6308, one region includes:
- a CDS encoding pentapeptide repeat-containing protein — MYGAVMGGIDGLKNRFESVEDVSQKARILEEALQYEEEGKKFIIDVLKRENKENLIEEILLKNHTYSEFIINIIFEQQPATILKLGGIKIWNNFRREKNLKFIPNLRDTNLSHANLRSASLSNANLSNADLSNAHLSNAHLRDAHLTRANFSNADLRDAHLTRANLSGANLSGANLSKAILENADLRGADLRGANLSGARLNGANLDEKTKIDEKWQQVWDILNNPQQKRDLSNADLRGAWLWNANLSDADLSGANLSGANLWDANLSGANLSGANLSGASLWGANLWNADLDQNTKIDKKWQQVWNILNNPEQKRHLSNINLCGAWLTGAWLIGADLSGTWLTDANLSGANLSGVDLSGADLKDANLSGANLSNANLSGAYLSHAGLIDANLCGANLESANLNYAKFHGALIDAKTIINNKYKKRVLKVCIFKETEQSSN; from the coding sequence GAAGAAGCCCTACAGTATGAAGAAGAAGGTAAAAAATTTATTATTGATGTTTTAAAAAGAGAAAATAAAGAAAATCTTATTGAAGAAATATTATTAAAAAATCACACTTATTCAGAATTTATCATCAACATAATTTTTGAACAACAACCTGCTACTATTTTAAAACTTGGTGGGATAAAAATTTGGAATAATTTTCGACGAGAAAAGAATCTTAAATTTATCCCTAATTTAAGGGATACTAATTTAAGTCATGCTAATTTAAGAAGTGCTAGTTTAAGTAATGCTAATTTAAGTAACGCTGATTTAAGTAATGCCCATTTAAGTAATGCCCATTTAAGAGATGCTCATTTAACTCGTGCTAATTTCAGTAATGCTGATTTAAGAGATGCTCATTTAACTCGTGCTAATTTAAGTGGTGCTAATTTAAGTGGTGCTAATTTAAGTAAGGCTATTTTAGAAAATGCTGATTTAAGAGGTGCTGATTTAAGAGGTGCTAATTTAAGTGGTGCTCGTTTAAACGGTGCTAATTTAGATGAAAAAACAAAAATAGATGAAAAATGGCAACAAGTCTGGGATATTCTTAATAATCCACAACAAAAAAGAGATCTAAGTAATGCTGATTTAAGAGGTGCTTGGTTATGGAATGCTAATTTAAGTGATGCTGATTTAAGTGGTGCTAATTTAAGCGGTGCTAATTTATGGGATGCAAATTTAAGTGGTGCTAATTTAAGCGGTGCTAATTTAAGTGGTGCTAGTTTATGGGGTGCTAATTTATGGAATGCTGATTTAGATCAAAATACGAAAATAGATAAAAAATGGCAACAAGTTTGGAATATTCTCAATAATCCAGAACAAAAAAGACATCTAAGTAATATTAATTTATGTGGTGCTTGGTTAACTGGTGCTTGGTTAATTGGTGCTGATTTAAGTGGTACTTGGTTAACTGATGCTAATTTAAGTGGTGCTAATTTAAGTGGTGTTGATTTAAGTGGTGCTGATTTAAAAGATGCTAATTTAAGTGGTGCTAATTTAAGTAATGCTAATTTAAGTGGTGCTTATTTAAGTCATGCTGGATTAATTGATGCTAATTTATGTGGTGCTAATTTAGAATCTGCAAATCTAAATTATGCTAAATTTCATGGTGCTTTAATTGATGCTAAAACAATTATCAATAACAAATATAAAAAACGAGTTCTTAAAGTTTGTATTTTTAAAGAGACAGAACAATCATCAAACTAG
- a CDS encoding AAA family ATPase: MTMVGQKKQPDKHDAVITNNPHQKLIESLDLKLRARYPLLYIVAVEEEPVEQILVQVANQSHPSRELLMWDIVNGWDDGGKDKNSLMGALMRISQTDTNKPCIFVIRDINFVLKNPETERNAPIIRAFKNLVKELKYRRQTIIITGHTAVVPTDLSEEMTVIDFPLPDTREIDYLIKDLVVPEKLNLTELGKEQLLKAFLGLSRTRIRLVLASALASKQQVNESDIALVLEEKKQIIRQTGILEFYSSHESLKNVGGLDKLKQWLQIKKNTFTEKARQYGIPNPKGLLLVGIQGTGKSLSAKTIANEWRLPLLRLDVGQLFGGIVGESESKTRQMIQLAEAMSPCVLWMDEIDKAFGNISGGSDGDSGTSRRVFGSLITWMQEKTSPVFIVATANNVEILPAELLRKGRFDEIFFLNLPNHRERQEIFKVHLQKLRPHRLREFELSMLADASENFSGAEIEQSIIDGMSFAFADVSQGNSRDFTTDDILRACGDTVPLAKVAMRQIEELKLWAVKTGAKTASQDLELERGSRSNLQNKKTT, translated from the coding sequence ATGACTATGGTTGGTCAAAAAAAACAACCCGACAAACACGATGCCGTCATTACCAATAATCCCCATCAAAAATTAATCGAATCCCTTGACTTGAAATTAAGGGCAAGGTATCCCTTACTTTACATCGTGGCGGTGGAAGAAGAACCCGTCGAACAAATTTTAGTGCAAGTAGCGAATCAATCTCATCCTTCCAGAGAATTATTAATGTGGGATATTGTTAACGGTTGGGATGATGGCGGTAAAGATAAAAACTCCCTCATGGGTGCATTAATGCGCATCAGTCAAACCGATACTAATAAGCCTTGTATATTCGTAATCAGAGATATTAACTTTGTCCTCAAAAACCCTGAAACCGAACGTAACGCTCCCATCATTCGAGCTTTCAAAAACCTTGTCAAAGAATTAAAATATCGCCGTCAAACTATTATTATTACCGGACATACTGCCGTTGTACCCACTGATTTATCGGAAGAAATGACGGTGATTGATTTCCCCTTACCCGATACTAGGGAAATAGATTACTTAATTAAAGATTTGGTAGTACCAGAAAAACTCAACTTAACGGAATTAGGCAAAGAGCAACTTTTAAAAGCCTTTTTAGGATTAAGTCGTACCCGTATTCGCTTAGTTTTAGCCTCCGCCTTAGCAAGTAAGCAACAGGTAAACGAGAGCGATATTGCCTTAGTTTTAGAAGAAAAGAAACAAATTATAAGACAAACAGGAATCTTAGAATTTTATTCCTCCCATGAATCATTAAAAAATGTGGGGGGATTGGATAAACTCAAACAGTGGCTACAAATCAAGAAAAATACCTTTACAGAAAAAGCCCGTCAATACGGTATTCCTAACCCTAAAGGATTATTATTAGTAGGCATTCAAGGTACAGGTAAATCATTATCCGCTAAAACGATCGCCAATGAATGGCGTTTACCCCTGTTAAGGCTGGATGTCGGACAATTATTTGGAGGCATTGTGGGAGAGAGTGAAAGTAAAACCCGACAAATGATTCAACTAGCAGAAGCTATGTCGCCTTGTGTTTTGTGGATGGATGAAATTGATAAAGCCTTTGGCAATATTTCAGGGGGAAGCGATGGAGACTCAGGCACATCTCGCCGTGTGTTTGGTAGTTTGATTACTTGGATGCAGGAAAAAACTAGCCCTGTGTTTATCGTTGCCACCGCTAATAATGTGGAAATTTTACCTGCGGAATTATTAAGAAAAGGGCGTTTTGATGAAATTTTCTTCTTGAATTTACCTAACCATCGAGAAAGACAAGAGATTTTCAAGGTGCATTTACAAAAATTACGCCCCCATCGTCTCAGGGAATTTGAGTTATCGATGTTAGCGGATGCTAGTGAAAACTTTAGTGGTGCGGAAATTGAACAAAGCATCATTGATGGTATGAGTTTTGCATTTGCGGATGTCAGTCAGGGTAATAGTCGAGATTTTACCACTGATGATATATTAAGAGCCTGTGGTGATACAGTACCCTTAGCTAAGGTAGCGATGAGACAAATTGAGGAGTTAAAATTGTGGGCAGTTAAAACAGGAGCTAAAACCGCTTCCCAAGATTTAGAATTAGAGAGGGGGAGCAGGTCAAACTTGCAGAACAAAAAAACTACTTGA
- a CDS encoding DUF3368 domain-containing protein, whose product MPNTIVINTSPIIALVSALGDLEILSYLYQQVLVPYEVCQEILAGGKIGFAISAFDNDTYLQKQSSPLQISPFLLNSLDLGEASVIQLALDKKITTVCIDEAIGRRIARLNGLSLTGSIGILLKAKQKGYNISIRNCIDNMKKSHIYLSQSLIDCAIEQAGE is encoded by the coding sequence ATGCCTAACACTATTGTTATCAATACTTCTCCCATAATAGCTCTAGTTTCTGCATTGGGAGATTTAGAAATTTTGAGTTATCTTTATCAACAAGTCTTAGTACCCTATGAAGTCTGTCAAGAAATATTAGCAGGGGGTAAAATTGGTTTTGCTATTTCTGCATTTGATAATGATACTTACTTACAAAAACAATCGTCACCTCTCCAGATTTCACCCTTTTTATTAAATTCCTTAGATTTGGGCGAGGCTTCCGTAATTCAACTCGCCTTAGATAAAAAAATTACGACAGTTTGCATTGATGAAGCCATAGGCAGAAGAATAGCAAGACTTAATGGACTTTCTCTTACGGGTTCGATCGGCATACTTCTGAAAGCTAAACAGAAAGGATATAATATTTCTATCCGTAACTGTATCGATAACATGAAAAAATCTCATATTTATTTAAGTCAAAGTCTTATAGATTGTGCCATTGAACAAGCAGGAGAATAA
- a CDS encoding UPF0175 family protein, producing the protein MAQITIEYPATFPDALNQTPQEFEQEAKWAMVVKLFEMKRISSGMAGILLGVDRVTFLLKLADYGVPMIDLTSDELLSDLANA; encoded by the coding sequence ATGGCACAAATAACGATCGAATATCCCGCAACTTTTCCCGACGCTTTAAATCAAACACCTCAAGAATTTGAACAAGAAGCAAAATGGGCAATGGTAGTAAAACTATTTGAAATGAAACGAATCTCATCAGGAATGGCGGGAATATTATTGGGAGTTGATAGAGTAACATTTCTACTCAAACTAGCTGATTATGGTGTACCAATGATTGACTTAACTTCAGACGAATTATTATCAGATTTAGCCAATGCCTAA
- a CDS encoding DUF1257 domain-containing protein, with product MSHFTTIKVQIKNGEILHKTLQELGYTVETNTNVRGYQGIKTKAEYVIRQNNGYDLGFRRQGDNYELVADFWGAKIDQTKFINDISQKYAHYTLMEEVEKQGFNIEEEETLEDGTLRVVVGRWV from the coding sequence ATGTCACATTTTACTACTATCAAAGTTCAAATTAAAAACGGCGAGATTTTACATAAAACCTTACAAGAGTTGGGTTATACCGTTGAAACGAATACCAACGTCAGAGGCTATCAAGGCATAAAAACCAAAGCAGAATACGTTATTCGCCAAAACAACGGCTATGATTTAGGCTTCCGCCGTCAAGGAGATAATTATGAGTTAGTAGCGGACTTTTGGGGTGCTAAAATTGATCAAACTAAGTTTATTAATGACATTTCTCAGAAATATGCCCATTATACTTTAATGGAGGAGGTAGAAAAACAAGGTTTCAATATCGAGGAGGAGGAAACTTTAGAAGACGGCACTTTAAGGGTTGTTGTCGGTAGGTGGGTTTAA